In Zea mays cultivar B73 chromosome 7, Zm-B73-REFERENCE-NAM-5.0, whole genome shotgun sequence, the following proteins share a genomic window:
- the LOC103632033 gene encoding ylmG homolog protein 1-2, chloroplastic, with product MYGILTSPCPRAPLLRALPSPSARAFPRTLAFPARPLPRGLRLTPPHAAAEASAAATALGGLLASPLSTLEAALRGLNLAPLRAPVAAAMSAAVRWLGVYREVLLVGVLLSWFPNIPWDRQPFSALRDLCDPFLALCREVMPPVFGRKLDLSPLVAFMAIDIIIMILRPQPRM from the coding sequence ATGTACGGCATCCTGACCTCCCCCTGCCCTCGAGCCCCGCTTCTCCGCGCTCTCCCGAGCCCATCCGCCCGCGCATTCCCCAGAACACTAGCCTTCCCCGCGAGGCCCCTCCCCCGCGGTCTCCGCCTGACCCCTCCGCACGCCGCCGCGGAGGCATCGGCGGCAGCCACGGCGTTGGGCGGGCTTCTGGCGTCGCCGCTCTCGACTCTGGAGGCCGCCCTGCGGGGCCTCAACCTCGCGCCCCTTCGCGCCCCCGTGGCGGCGGCGATGTCGGCGGCCGTGCGGTGGCTGGGAGTGTACCGGGAGGTGCTGCTCGTCGGCGTGCTGCTCTCCTGGTTCCCCAACATCCCCTGGGACCGCCAGCCCTTCTCGGCCCTGCGCGACCTCTGCGACCCCTTCCTCGCCCTGTGCCGTGAGGTCATGCCCCCCGTGTTCGGGCGCAAGCTCGACCTCAGCCCGCTTGTTGCATTCATGGCTATTGACATCATCATCATGATCCTGCGCCCGCAGCCACGCATGTGA